One window from the genome of Saccharomyces mikatae IFO 1815 strain IFO1815 genome assembly, chromosome: 2 encodes:
- the ERV15 gene encoding Erv15p (similar to Saccharomyces cerevisiae ERV15 (YBR210W) and ERV14 (YGL054C); ancestral locus Anc_6.102) yields MAGTGLSLFVTGLILNCLNSICQIYFTILYGDLEADYINSIELCKRINTLSVPEEILHGLISLLFLFNGYWFIFLLNSPVLAYNASKVYRKTYLLDATDIFRILSKCKIECFLKLGFYLFIFFLYFYMMVTALLENDANLIGY; encoded by the coding sequence ATGGCAGGTACTGGgttatcattatttgtAACCGGCCTTATACTGAATTGTTTAAATTCCATTTGTCAGATTTACTTCACCATATTATATGGTGATTTGGAAGCAGATTATATTAACTCAATTGAATTGTGTAAAAGAATTAATACATTGAGCGTACCAGAGGAAATTTTACACggtttaatttctttattatttcttttcaatggatATTggttcatttttcttctaaacTCCCCCGTTCTAGCATATAACGCTAGTAAAGTCTACAGGAAGACATATTTATTGGATGCTACTGATATTTTCAGAATACTGAGTAAATGCAAAATTGAATGTTTTTTAAAGCTGGGGTTCTaccttttcatcttttttctttatttctaTATGATGGTCACAGCATTACTTGAAAACGATGCAAACTTGATAGGTTATTAG
- the AME1 gene encoding Ame1p (similar to Saccharomyces cerevisiae AME1 (YBR211C); ancestral locus Anc_6.103), with translation MDRDTKLAFRLRGSHSRKTDDINDDIIVFRTPNALHAEDNSPVQSPVHPMLSSPKRANSFEPPSDSGNMDAQDRYEHEYHPVEIEDYPMVDSGDESSSNKQPQNVRNDEELTTRYKFDDIPIRQLSSSITSVTTIDVLSSLFINLFENDLIPQALKDFNKSDDDQFRKLLYKLDLRLFQTISDQMTRDLKDILDINVSNNELCYQLKHVLARREDLNQQIISVRNEIQELKAGKDWHDLQNEQSTLNDKVKLNKGLNDLTSALLGKHQASGNIMNQDIDDDSIRDDSNILDITHFADLMDPYDGLLKRIYRINEKLSNELQPSL, from the coding sequence ATGGATAGAGACACTAAATTAGCTTTTAGGCTGAGGGGTAGCCATTCAAGGAAGACAGATGACATAAATGATGACATTATTGTCTTTAGAACCCCAAATGCGCTTCACGCGGAGGATAATTCACCCGTTCAATCACCTGTTCATCCAATGTTGTCTTCACCAAAACGTGCAAATTCGTTTGAACCTCCCAGCGATTCTGGTAATATGGATGCACAGGATCGCTACGAACATGAATATCATCCCGTGGAAATAGAAGACTACCCCATGGTTGACTCTGGAGACGAGAGTTCCTCTAATAAGCAGCCGCAAAATGTGagaaatgatgaagagcTCACGACTCGGTATAAATTCGATGATATACCTATCAGACAGTTATCGTCTTCTATTACTTCAGTAACTACGATTGATGTTCTGTCTTCCTTGTTTATAAATTTGTTTGAGAACGATTTAATTCCACAGGCTTTGAAGGATTTTAATAAAAGTGATGATGATCAATTTAGAAAGCTATTATACAAATTAGATCTGCGGCTCTTTCAAACGATATCAGATCAAATGACTAGGGATTTGAAGGACATATTGGACATTAATGTATCGAATAATGAACTTTGTTACCAATTAAAGCATGTGCTTGCTCGAAGGGAAGATCTGAATCAGCAGATAATATCGGTACGGAATGAAATTCAAGAACTGAAAGCCGGTAAAGATTGGCATGATTTACAAAATGAACAATCTACGTTGAACGATAAGGTGAAACTGAATAAAGGGTTGAATGATTTGACATCTGCCTTATTAGGTAAACATCAGGCTAGTGGCAACATCATGAACCAAGATATAGACGACGATTCGATACGGGATGACTCAAATATTTTGGATATTACACATTTTGCCGACTTAATGGACCCATATGATGGACTTCTTAAAAGAATTTATAGAATAAACGAAAAACTCTCGAACGAATTACAGCCAAGTCTATAG
- the NGR1 gene encoding Ngr1p (similar to Saccharomyces cerevisiae NGR1 (YBR212W); ancestral locus Anc_6.104) has translation MSNAINVSQRQDNPYIIPLPPSSTVETSSEPPRTLWMGDLDPSFDEATIEEIWSKLNKKVIVKLIRAKKNLLIPCSSTSSNNNNTSEENGENQQFTSNSTEQLDNSQMININGISFIDPSTTQLHHAGYCFVEFETQTDAQFALSLNATPLPNFYSPTTNSQTNPTFKRTFRLNWASGATLQSSIPSTPEFSLFVGDLSPTATEADLLSLFQTRFKSVKTVRVMTDPLTGSSRCFGFVRFGNEDERRRALIEMSGKWFQGRALRVAYATPRNNMMLQLQEQQQQQQQLHQNQQQQDQEDSHDPLLIKTANTIIQSNSNMLPLNALQNVHSVHLNESSNSNMRQNESLPSNTFNTDPTNTTVFVGGLGPKTTEFQLRSLFKPFGPILNVRIPNGKNCGFVKFEKRIDAEASIQGLQGFIVGGSPIRLSWGRPSSSSAKAAPNIMGPGQYLPSNGVRAPSAASTVDNSKQILEQYVEDKRRLFLQQQQQQQDGNYSVEHLAHNNYFNYNNYEGHGNKNGNHVGIVNPQRSNVPYIQEDSALYPHQYSSPSYSLRPMGSQLSNANNNVSQFGNAMTMPMHPFNGNNNKVATNMNMNSNMNMNSNMNMNSNMNMNSNMNMNMNSNMNMNSNPTAYGMGNSTNMYGLSKMMAPSLNLSSNINNTRSNTINKHPNRNNIPPIHPSLLH, from the coding sequence ATGTCCAATGCTATTAACGTCTCCCAAAGACAGGATAATCCATATATTATTCCATTACCCCCTTCGTCTACTGTGGAGACTTCTTCTGAACCTCCAAGAACATTATGGATGGGTGATCTAGATCCGTCTTTTGATGAAGCGACTATCGAGGAGATTTGGTCAAagttgaacaaaaaagttATTGTTAAACTAATAAGAGCCaagaagaatttattgATTCCTTGCAGTTCCACTTCAagtaacaacaacaatacGAGCGAGGAGAATGGTGAAAACCAACAATTTACATCAAATAGCACTGAACAGCTAGATAATTCTCAAATGATCAATATCAATGGAATCTCCTTTATTGACCCTTCAACTACTCAACTACATCATGCTGGATACTGCTTTGTCGAGTTTGAAACGCAAACGGATGCTCAATTTGCTCTGTCATTAAATGCTACTCCTTTGCCTAATTTTTATTCTCCAACAACAAACTCTCAAACGAATCCAACATTCAAAAGGACCTTCAGATTGAACTGGGCGTCAGGTGCTACTTTGCAAAGTTCTATACCATCTACTCCAGAATTCTCTTTATTTGTTGGCGACCTCTCCCCAACAGCTACTGAAGCTGATTTATTAtctctttttcaaacaagATTCAAATCGGTAAAAACGGTTCGTGTAATGACAGATCCTTTGACAGGATCATCTCGCTGCTTTGGATTTGTCAGATTCGGAAATGAAGACGAACGTCGTAGGGCTTTAATTGAGATGAGCGGGAAATGGTTTCAAGGAAGGGCTTTAAGAGTCGCTTATGCCACACCAAGAAATAATATGATGTTGCAGCTACAagaacagcagcaacagcagcaacaattGCATCAAAATCAGCAGCAACAAGACCAAGAGGACAGCCATGACCCACTGTTGATTAAGACTGCCAATACCATTATTCAGAGCAATAGTAATATGCTTCCTCTGAATGCTCTACAGAACGTACATTCAGTCCATTTGAATGAGAGCAGTAATTCAAATATGCGTCAAAATGAGTCCTTACCTTCAAACACCTTTAATACTGATCCAACTAATACTACTGTATTTGTTGGCGGTCTAGGACCAAAAACTACTGAGTTTCAATTGCGCTCATTATTCAAACCGTTTGGGCCTATTTTAAATGTCAGAATCCCAAATGGTAAAAACTGTGGGTTTGTTAAATTTGAGAAAAGAATCGATGCCGAAGCCTCAATTCAAGGCCTGCAAGGCTTCATTGTTGGTGGCAGTCCGATAAGATTATCCTGGGGGCGTCCCTCCAGTTCAAGTGCTAAAGCAGCTCCGAACATTATGGGGCCAGGCCAATATTTGCCATCGAACGGAGTGAGAGCACCATCTGCAGCTTCTACTGTCGATAATTCCAAACAAATCCTTGAACAATATGTGGAGGATAAGAGGCGACTCTTTctacaacagcagcaacagcagcaggATGGTAACTATTCTGTGGAGCATCTGGCACACAACAATTACTTCAATTACAACAATTACGAGGGTCACGGTAACAAGAATGGCAACCATGTCGGTATAGTAAATCCGCAAAGATCTAATGTCCCATATATACAAGAGGACAGTGCGCTGTATCCACACCAATATTCAAGCCCATCATATTCACTTCGTCCTATGGGTAGCCAACTCTCTAATGCTAATAATAACGTATCGCAATTTGGGAACGCAATGACAATGCCTATGCACCCATTCAATggcaacaacaataaaGTGGCTACAAACATGAATATGAACTCAAACATGAATATGAACTCAAACATGAATATGAACTCAAACATGAATATGAACTCAAACATGAACATGAACATGAATTCTAACATGAATATGAACTCAAATCCAACAGCATATGGAATGGGAAACAGTACAAATATGTATGGCTTGTCCAAGATGATGGCTCCTTCTTTAAATTTATCTTCAAATATCAATAACACGAGATCGAACACTATCAACAAGCATCCTAACAGGAACAACATTCCGCCAATTCACCCATCTCTTCTCCATTGA
- the MET8 gene encoding bifunctional precorrin-2 dehydrogenase/sirohydrochlorin ferrochelatase MET8 (similar to Saccharomyces cerevisiae MET8 (YBR213W); ancestral locus Anc_6.105) — protein MVKSLQLAHQLKDKRILLIGGGEVGLTRLYKLLPTGCKLTLVSPNLHGAIIPKFGKFIENESHPEYREDGKRIVNRNWDSSKNEIYEYICDEFKDEYLDLDDGNDAWHIILTCIPDHPESARIYHLCKEKFGKQQLVNVADKPELCDFYFGANLEVGDRLQILISTNGLSPRFGALVRDEIRNMFTKMGDLALEDAVVKLGELRRGIRMLAPDDKDVKYRMDWVKRCTDLFGIQYCHRINVERLLDLFKTMFQDQNCSLQFPPKGQMLSEYCSS, from the coding sequence atggtgAAATCGTTGCAGCTAGCCCATCAATTGAAAGATAAGAGAATTCTACTAATCGGTGGCGGAGAAGTCGGCTTGACAAGACTATACAAACTGTTGCCTACTGGTTGTAAGCTGACCTTAGTGTCCCCCAACCTACATGGTGCCATTATTCCAAAATTTGGgaaattcattgaaaacGAGAGTCATCCCGAATACAGAGAGGACGGTAAACGCATTGTTAATCGCAACTGGGATTcctcaaaaaatgaaatttatgAGTACATATGCGATGAATTCAAAGACGAATACCTTGACTTAGATGATGGGAACGACGCCTGGCACATAATACTGACCTGCATACCGGATCATCCTGAAAGTGCCAGAATATACCACCTATGCAAGGAGAAGTTCGGCAAGCAGCAACTGGTTAACGTAGCAGACAAACCCGAACTTTGCGACTTTTATTTTGGTGCCAATCTTGAGGTAGGTGACCGCCTGCAAATCTTAATCTCAACCAATGGTCTTTCTCCACGTTTTGGTGCTCTGGTAAGAGACGAAATCCGTAACATGTTCACAAAAATGGGGGATTTGGCACTAGAGGATGCTGTCGTCAAACTTGGTGAGTTGAGAAGAGGTATTAGGATGCTGGCGCCAGACGATAAAGATGTCAAGTACCGCATGGACTGGGTCAAACGCTGCACAGACCTCTTCGGCATTCAGTACTGCCACAGAATCAATGTGGAACGCCTTCTAGATCTCTTTAAGACCATGTTTCAAGACCAGAACTGCTCGTTGCAGTTCCCTCCCAAAGGACAGATGCTGAGCGAGTACTGCTCGTCTTGA
- the SDS24 gene encoding Sds24p (similar to Saccharomyces cerevisiae SDS24 (YBR214W) and SDS23 (YGL056C); ancestral locus Anc_6.107) produces the protein MASASNTFPPSQNNSSNNLPTSRHASIVEMLSTPPLIPHVQVNEADDKEQAEELTPLGVAAVAATPSTGAAATPAPLREDKFQFKLSAVPMTQTPSQCLSCVHAQKWQHIPLSQLIEQNKLIFVPGSISVEEAFNTLIKYHLNSIPVESFPGDMNCFTFDYNDLNSYLLLVLNKITVSNKQLTSDCQNGKPVPVGEMVKLTPKNPFYKLPENESLSTVMGILGSGVHRVAITNEEMTKVKGILSQRRLIKYLWDNARSFASLEPLLNSSLQDLHIGVLNIQSKPTSRQSRVISIQGEEPLIMGLYKMHVERISSIAVIDKQGNLLGNISVTDVKHVTRTSQYPLLHKTCRHFISVILNSRGLETGKDSFPIFHVYPSSSLARTLAKLVATKSHRLWIVQPPESSNSTSSTNLTASNTVANAASATAQSSANGTASMSKSSSSTSLNSHSPLMTAMEDPPSPRSSAIAIPPPSPASSTNTPNLFEKEYRTGKLIGVVSLTDIINLLARKQTGNKEVDPQSARRQRGSIAM, from the coding sequence ATGGCTTCTGCATCGAACACCTTCCCTCCAAGCCAGAACAATTCCTCCAACAACCTTCCAACGTCTAGACATGCGTCCATTGTGGAGATGTTATCTACTCCTCCATTGATTCCTCACGTCCAAGTGAATGAAGCAGACGATAAAGAACAGGCAGAAGAGCTCACGCCGCTAGGTGTAGCTGCAGTAGCAGCTACACCTAGCACAGGTGCGGCAGCTACGCCTGCCCCCTTGCGCGAGGACaaatttcaattcaaaCTATCAGCTGTTCCTATGACACAGACTCCGTCGCAATGCCTGTCGTGTGTCCATGCCCAAAAATGGCAACACATCCCTCTTTCGCAATTGATAGAACAAAATAAGCTTATTTTCGTTCCAGGCTCTATATCGGTAGAGGAGGCATTTAACACTTTGATTAAGTACCATCTAAACTCCATTCCCGTGGAGTCCTTTCCTGGAGACATGAACTGTTTTACATTTGACTATAATGACCTTAATTCGTATCTTTTGTTGGTCTTGAATAAAATAACAGTCAGCAACAAACAGCTCACTTCAGATTGCCAGAATGGTAAGCCTGTACCAGTCGGCGAAATGGTGAAGTTAACTCCCAAGAATCCTTTTTATAAACTGCCAGAGAATGAGAGTTTATCCACGGTGATGGGGATTCTTGGTTCAGGTGTACATCGTGTAGCCATAACGAACGAAGAGATGACCAAGGTTAAAGGTATCCTGTCTCAACGTCgtttaataaaatatctttGGGATAATGCTAGATCGTTTGCAAGTCTAGAACCCTTATTAAACTCTTCGCTACAAGATTTACACATCGGTGTTCTCAACATCCAATCTAAGCCAACTTCAAGGCAGTCTAGAGTCATCTCCATTCAAGGCGAAGAACCATTGATCATGGGCCTTTATAAAATGCATGTGGAAAGAATTTCTTCCATTGCAGTCATCGACAAGCAAGGTAACTTGTTAGGTAACATATCGGTAACAGACGTAAAACACGTTACAAGAACTTCCCAGTATCCCTTATTACACAAGACATGTCGTCATTTTATTTCTGTCATCTTAAATTCTAGAGGTCTAGAAACAGGTAAGGATTCTTTTCCTATTTTCCATGTATACCCTAGTAGTTCATTAGCAAGGACTCTTGCTAAATTGGTTGCAACAAAGTCTCATAGATTATGGATCGTGCAACCGCCAGAGTCGTCCAATTCTACGTCGTCCACCAACTTAACTGCTTCTAACACTGTAGCCAATGCAGCCTCTGCCACCGCCCAATCATCAGCGAATGGTACCGCCTCGATGTCAAAGTCATCCTCTTCAACATCCCTTAACTCTCATTCCCCATTGATGACGGCAATGGAAGACCCACCATCTCCACGTTCCTCAGCCATTGCAATTCCCCCACCAAGTCCCGCTTCTTCCACGAACACACCAAACCtgtttgaaaaagagtATAGAACGGGTAAATTGATCGGTGTGGTTTCATTGACAGACATCATCAACTTACTAGCAAGGAAACAAACAGGAAATAAGGAAGTTGATCCTCAATCCGCAAGAAGACAGAGAGGTAGCATCGCTATGTGA
- the HPC2 gene encoding Hpc2p (similar to Saccharomyces cerevisiae HPC2 (YBR215W); ancestral locus Anc_6.111), with product MDQKVTGIDNFHSDEEPLMSSGESQIQPDTKVQVLNIDNNSVKKGTEGDSEDLLSRISNKKTNRKIPNIAEELAKNRNYVKGASPSPIIVSSSSPSASQSGPPSSSTNSIGVPTNRFSNNAAELCQHPQNPAISANKTNIEETRLNDKIMDNRNAPERGTSSFAASQLKISSLLTISSNDNSATSHINDVSAKKKTNASTTTNIPLAFTDSNMDANNVESLIKTPNSPRNKSLTPKVILPTQNMDGTLVKDPHLGDNTPGVLIAKTSSPVNLDVEGIAQPLAKFNKSSHSFKAALAKAPVEKVSLKRSNSSIGNCDSSINPSKKPAPERAKKSNSVSAILPKPVSRASKKTTSNNNDSNRKKNSSNKSASTTKKESSTSSKASTIKKENNSLACLKTTEKEKDKDGNGTDAKNSTASSRKDATSKSPRKLIPAPTVNPPKIIQTAQTKAKEPSILVDIPLYQADSNDYLDENGQIIFNLSTLIKEKYHPKNKELAQLKDSKRNLLTQLSDHSNATLEKEKYEEGEVIELDDDEDMEEDEGELDTETNATTATTSPKKKSHPMKGKNLIGKYDVEDPFIDDSELLWEEQRAATKDGFFVYFGPLIEKGHYASLERANGTMKRGGVKNK from the exons ATGGACCAAAAAG TTACTGGCATTGATAACTTTCACAGTGACGAGGAACCGTTAATGTCAAGTGGAGAATCACAAATACAACCGGATACCAAAGTTCAAGTTTTGAATATCGATAATAACAGTGTTAAGAAGGGAACTGAAGGTGATTCTGAAGATCTTTTAAGTAGAATttcaaacaagaaaacgAACCGGAAAATACCAAACATCGCAGAAGAATTAGCAAAAAACAGGAACTACGTCAAAGGTGCCTCTCCCTCCCCCattattgtttcttcttcttctccttcaGCTTCTCAATCTGGACCCCCTTCCTCTTCGACGAACTCGATAGGAGTACCAACAAATAGATTTAGTAATAATGCTGCAGAATTGTGCCAGCATCCACAAAACCCTGCAATATCTGCTAATAAAACGAACATAGAGGAAACAAGACTaaatgataaaatcatGGACAACAGAAATGCTCCAGAAAGAGGAACATCTTCTTTCGCTGCTAGTCAACTTAAAATATCATCTTTATTAACTATATCTTCCAATGATAATAGCGCAACTTCACACATAAACGATGTCAgtgccaaaaaaaaaaccaacgCCTCTACCACTACTAATATTCCACTAGCCTTCACAGATTCCAATATGGATGCAAACAATGTTGAATCTCTAATAAAAACTCCGAACTCTCCTAGGAATAAATCATTAACCCCTAAAGTTATTTTGCCCACACAGAATATGGACGGCACTCTTGTAAAGGACCCTCATCTAGGCGATAATACCCCAGGTGTTCTTATAGCAAAAACTAGCTCTCCTGTAAATTTAGATGTTGAAGGCATTGCACAGCCTCTGGCAAAATTCAACAAGTCCAGTcattctttcaaagctGCTTTAGCAAAAGCTCCAGTggaaaaagtttctttgAAACGTAGTAATAGCTCGATTGGAAACTGTGATTCTAGTATTAACCCCAGCAAAAAGCCTGCACCAGAAAGAGCtaagaaatcaaattcaGTTTCAGCTATACTACCAAAGCCAGTGAGCAGAGCATCAAAAAAGACTACcagtaacaataatgacTCTAAtaggaagaaaaattccTCGAACAAAAGTGCATCGACTACTAAGAAAGAATCAAGTACCAGCTCCAAAGCAAGTACCattaaaaaggaaaataattCTTTAGCTTGTCTCAAAACCActgagaaagaaaaggacaAAGATGGAAATGGCACGGATGCTAAGAACTCTACCGCCAGCTCTAGGAAGGACGCAACTTCGAAATCGCCAAGAAAGCTAATACCTGCACCGACGGTTAATCCACCCAAAATTATACAAACAGCTCAAACTAAAGCAAAAGAACCCTCAATATTAGTCGATATTCCATTGTACCAAGCTGATTCAAATGATTACTTGGATGAAAACGGTCAGATCATTTTCAATCTATCAACTctaataaaagagaaatatcacccaaaaaacaaagagcTAGCGCAATTGAAGGACTCTAAGAGAAATCTACTAACACAATTATCAGATCATTCTAATGCAACACTAGAGAAGGAGAAATATGAAGAAGGTGAAGTTATAGAacttgatgatgacgaggatatggaagaagatgaaggtgAATTAGACACGGAAACCAATGCTACAACTGCCACCACGTctccaaagaaaaaatcgcATCCTATGAAAGGTAAAAATTTAATAGGTAAATATGACGTTGAAGATCCGTTCATCGATGATTCAGAGCTATTATGGGAGGAACAACGTGCTGCAACCAAAGATGGTTTTTTTGTGTACTTTGGTCCATTAATCGAAAAAGGACATTATGCAAGTTTAGAGCGTGCAAATGGTACCATGAAAAGAGGCGGTGTTAAGAATAAGTAA